In Prionailurus viverrinus isolate Anna unplaced genomic scaffold, UM_Priviv_1.0 scaffold_60, whole genome shotgun sequence, one genomic interval encodes:
- the R3HDM4 gene encoding R3H domain-containing protein 4 isoform X1, translated as MVALENPEGGSEAAAVGSAPGGRRTLPLPGCLPALAGSQVKRLSASKRKQHFINQAVRNSDLVPKAKGRKSLQRLENTQYLLTLLETDGGTAGLDDGDLAPPAAPGIFAEACSNETYMEVWNDFMNRSGEEQERVLRYLEDEGKSKARRRGPGRGEDRRREDPAYTPRECFQRISRRLRTVLKRSRIPMETLETWEERLLRFFSVSPQAVYTAMLDNSFERLLLHAICQYMDLISASADLEGKRQMRVSNRHLDFLPPGLLLSAYLEQRS; from the exons ATGGTCGCGCTGGAGAACCCGGAGGGCGGCTCGGAGGCGGCGGCGGTGGGAAGCGCCCCCGGCGGGCGGCGGACGCT GCCCCTTCCGGGCTGCCTGCCCGCTCTAGCTGGCTCCCAGGTCAAGAGGCTGTCAGCATCCAAGCGGAAGCAACACTTCATCAACCAGGCCGTGCGGAACTCAGACCTCGTGCCCAAGGCCAAGGGCCGGAAGAGCCTTCAGCGTCTAGAGAACA CCCAGTACCTCCTAACGCTGCTGGAGACAGACGGGGGCACAGCTGGTCTGGACGATGGGGACCTGGCCCCCCCCGCAGCACCCGGCATCTTCGCAGAGGCCTGCAGCAATGAGACCTACATGGAG GTCTGGAATGACTTCATGAACCGCTCTGGGGAGGAGCAGGAACGGGTTCTCCGCTACCTGGAGGATGAGGGCAAGAGCAAGGCACGGAGGAGGGGGCCCGGCCGCGGGGAGGATCGAAGGAGAG AGGACCCAGCCTACACACCCCGGGAGTGCTTCCAGCGCATCAGCCGGCGTCTGAGAACTGTCCTCAAGCGGAGCCGCATCCCCATG GAAACTCTGGAGACCTGGGAGGAGAGGCTGCTGAggtttttctctgtgtctccccaggCCGTGTACACGGCCATGCTGGACAACAG TTTCGAGAGACTCCTGCTTCACGCCATCTGTCAGTACATGGACCTCATCTCAGCCA GTGCCGACCTGGAGGGCAAGAGGCAGATGAGAGTCAGCAACCGCCACCTGGACTTCCTGCCACCGGGACTGCTCCTGTCCGCGTATCTGGAGCAGCGCAGCTGA
- the R3HDM4 gene encoding R3H domain-containing protein 4 isoform X2, whose product MCKGPEARGMAAVQTAAERGPLPGCLPALAGSQVKRLSASKRKQHFINQAVRNSDLVPKAKGRKSLQRLENTQYLLTLLETDGGTAGLDDGDLAPPAAPGIFAEACSNETYMEVWNDFMNRSGEEQERVLRYLEDEGKSKARRRGPGRGEDRRREDPAYTPRECFQRISRRLRTVLKRSRIPMETLETWEERLLRFFSVSPQAVYTAMLDNSFERLLLHAICQYMDLISASADLEGKRQMRVSNRHLDFLPPGLLLSAYLEQRS is encoded by the exons GCCCCTTCCGGGCTGCCTGCCCGCTCTAGCTGGCTCCCAGGTCAAGAGGCTGTCAGCATCCAAGCGGAAGCAACACTTCATCAACCAGGCCGTGCGGAACTCAGACCTCGTGCCCAAGGCCAAGGGCCGGAAGAGCCTTCAGCGTCTAGAGAACA CCCAGTACCTCCTAACGCTGCTGGAGACAGACGGGGGCACAGCTGGTCTGGACGATGGGGACCTGGCCCCCCCCGCAGCACCCGGCATCTTCGCAGAGGCCTGCAGCAATGAGACCTACATGGAG GTCTGGAATGACTTCATGAACCGCTCTGGGGAGGAGCAGGAACGGGTTCTCCGCTACCTGGAGGATGAGGGCAAGAGCAAGGCACGGAGGAGGGGGCCCGGCCGCGGGGAGGATCGAAGGAGAG AGGACCCAGCCTACACACCCCGGGAGTGCTTCCAGCGCATCAGCCGGCGTCTGAGAACTGTCCTCAAGCGGAGCCGCATCCCCATG GAAACTCTGGAGACCTGGGAGGAGAGGCTGCTGAggtttttctctgtgtctccccaggCCGTGTACACGGCCATGCTGGACAACAG TTTCGAGAGACTCCTGCTTCACGCCATCTGTCAGTACATGGACCTCATCTCAGCCA GTGCCGACCTGGAGGGCAAGAGGCAGATGAGAGTCAGCAACCGCCACCTGGACTTCCTGCCACCGGGACTGCTCCTGTCCGCGTATCTGGAGCAGCGCAGCTGA